From Eptesicus fuscus isolate TK198812 chromosome 14, DD_ASM_mEF_20220401, whole genome shotgun sequence, one genomic window encodes:
- the LOC129151500 gene encoding LOW QUALITY PROTEIN: endogenous retrovirus group K member 5 Gag polyprotein-like (The sequence of the model RefSeq protein was modified relative to this genomic sequence to represent the inferred CDS: inserted 1 base in 1 codon): protein MEVAQDYRAAEDPRHEHNQPSLKPGEKEKQCTGTKKGSEKDSILKKSNVNFKDKLNPQDKEDLEEATALCHDDDTGVVQAKEEEDYFSAGTEEGSDMEDVLEQFLEGLKHLGKKKRSRGGSPRRSPLPCAAPVPLSPLQMALQEARKAGEDLGTQAFPVMGRVNPNTGQRERTYDPLPFKTLKELKTACAQYGPTSPYTLTILETVASEALPPNDWRAIAKACLSGGDYLLWKSEYAEKAKEQAARXSYEMLVGEGDYADTHNQIQYPQEAYGQINRAGIRAWKKLPTSGQKTEELSKIIQGPDEKYQDFVSRLLQAVGRVVVDGEAGMLIVKQLAYENANTACQAALRPYQRKGTLSDYIRICTDIGPSYIQGVAIAAALKGTTTEGILQQQFSTGKSQTHKCFTCGGAGHMAKQCPSNKGVNKGNGRGPKQPGLCPKCKRGKHWANECKSKTDIQGNPLPQQHLISAPREAESGLRRAGAPPRLHRSPQPSGPRGRLVSRGRAGGQEGGAQPATGAAPGLGGAVAGAGAGAGAGAGARTAEASGPAAGAARGRGAAACAGSAGLRSGALLGIRRRCRAFESANSAARRPPRATARSCRG, encoded by the exons ATCCCAGGCATGAACATAATCAACCATCTCTTAAGCCAGGAGAAAAGGAGAAGCAGTGTACTGGCACAAAAAAGGGGTCTGAAAAAGACAGcatattaaaaaagagtaatgtaaattttaaagacaaattaaatCCCCAAGATAAGGAAGATCTTGAGGAAGCTACTGCTCTTTGTCATGATGATGATACAGGTGTTGTTCAggcaaaagaggaggaagattatttttctgcTGGAACTGAAGAGGGTAGTGATATGGAGGATGTGTTAGAACAATTTTTAGAAGGATTAAAGCATCttggcaagaaaaagagaagccgTGGGGGCAGTCCCCGCCGCTCTCCGCTGCCCTGTGCAGCGCCAgttccactctcccctctccagatGGCTTTGCAGGAGGCACGAAAGGCTGGTGAGGACTTGGGCACTCAGGCCTTCCCCGTTATGGGACGGGTGAACCCTAACACGGGGCAGCGTGAGCGTACTTACGACCCGCTTCCTTTTAAAACCCTGAAGGAGTTAAAAACAGCCTGTGCTCAGTATGGGCCCACTTCTCCTTATACTTTAACCATCTTGGAAACTGTAGCCTCAGAGGCTCTCCCACCTAATGATTGGAGAGCTATTGCCAAGGCTTGTTTATCAGGAGGAGATTATCTCTTGTGGAAATCAGAATATGCTGAAAAGGCTAAGGAACAAGCTGCTC AATCTTATGAAATGCTGGTAGGAGAAGGAGACTATGCTGATACCCATAATCAAATTCAATACCCCCAGGAAGCTTATGGGCAAATTAATAGAGCTGGGATCAGAGCCTGGAAAAAGCTTCCCACCTCTGGTCAAAAAACAGAGGAGCTCTCAAAGATTATTCAAGGGCCAGATGAAAAGTATCAGGATTTTGTCTCTCGGCTGTTACAGGCTGTTGGCCGAGTAGTGGTGGATGGAGAGGCTGGCATGTTAATAGTCAAGCAGTTGGCGTATGAAAATGCTAACACTGCCTGTCAAGCTGCATTGCGGCCCTATCAAAGAAAGGGGACTCTCTCAGATTATATCCGCATTTGTACAGATATTGGTCCCTCGTATATACAAGGAGTCGCTATTGCAGCCGCATTAAAGGGAACCACCACTGAAGGAATTCTTCAGCAACAGTTCAGCACAGGGAAAAGTCAAACACACAAGTGTTTCACTTGTGGAGGAGCAGGACACATGGCAAAACAGTGTCCCTCTAATAAAGGGGTTAATAAAGGAAATGGCAGAGGTCCCAAACAACCTGGACTGTGCCCTAaatgtaaaagaggaaaacattggGCAAATGAGTGTAAATCTAAGACAGATATCCAGGGAAATCCCTTGCCTCAGCAGCA TCTGATTTCAGCGCCCCGGGAGGCAGAATCCGGGCTCCGGCGCGCCGGCGCCCCCCCGCGGCTGCACCGCTCGCCGCAGCCCAGCGGGCCCCGGGGCCGCCTGGTctcccgcgggcgggcgggcgggcaggagggcggggcgcAGCCGGCGACGGGAGCAGCACCTGGCCTGGGCGGTGCGGTGGCCGGAGCCGGGgccggagccggggccggggccggggcccggaCAGCGGAAGCCAGTGGCCCGGCGGCGGGGGCTGCGCGCGGGCGCGGGGCCGCTGCGTGCGCGGGGAGCGCGGGGCTGCGCTCGGGTGCGCTCCTGGGCATTCGCCGCCGCTGCCGCGCCTTTGAGTCAGCAAACTCCGCCGCGCGCCGGCCTCCCCGCGCGACCGCCCGCAGCTGCCGCGGGTGA